One region of Polynucleobacter sp. Adler-ghost genomic DNA includes:
- a CDS encoding ClpXP protease specificity-enhancing factor → MSDIPSNKPYLIRALHQWCTDFGFTPFMAVFVDSSVEVPMEFVKKDEIVLNLSLEACHQLNLDNDWISFQARFGGVPRKIMVPVSHVLAIYARENGQGMSFPFDASQAGKLKEGAPENAEKPKASRPALTIVK, encoded by the coding sequence ATGTCTGATATCCCAAGCAACAAACCGTACCTAATCCGTGCCCTACATCAGTGGTGCACGGATTTTGGTTTTACGCCCTTCATGGCGGTCTTTGTGGACTCTAGCGTTGAAGTGCCTATGGAGTTTGTAAAGAAGGATGAAATCGTTTTAAATCTCTCTCTTGAGGCCTGCCATCAACTGAATTTGGATAATGATTGGATCAGCTTTCAGGCAAGATTTGGCGGAGTCCCAAGAAAAATTATGGTTCCCGTAAGCCATGTTTTAGCAATCTATGCACGAGAAAATGGTCAGGGCATGTCCTTTCCCTTTGATGCTAGTCAGGCCGGCAAACTTAAAGAAGGCGCTCCCGAGAATGCTGAAAAGCCTAAAGCCAGCCGACCTGCCTTGACGATTGTGAAATAG
- a CDS encoding cytochrome bc complex cytochrome b subunit: MAFQEKEVPANASVAVKLMAWVDSRLPVTDAFKRHMSEYYAPKNLNFFYIFGALAIVVLAIQIITGIFLVMNYKPDAAKAFESVEYIMREVPWGWLIRYMHSTGASMFFVVVYMHMFRGLIYGSYRKPRELIWIFGCAIFLCLMGEAFFGYLLPWGQMSYWGAQVIVNLFSAIPLIGPDLSLWLRGDYVVGDATLNRFFAFHVIAIPLVLIGLVAAHILALHEVGSNNPDGVEIKNTLDANGHPVDGIPFHPYYSVHDVMYLGGFLIIFASIVFFAPEMGGYFLEANNFIPANPFVTPTHIAPVWYFTPFYSMLRATTSNFLLPLWIFLAVILSMFALKSNDLRVKGACVAIALVLAAGFYAFDAKFWGVVIMGGSVVILFFLPWLDHSPVKSIRYRPQFHKYIYGIFVLTFVILGYLGIEPPSPVFEKISQICTIYYLGFFLAMPFWSKLGTFKPVPTRVTFKSH; this comes from the coding sequence ATGGCATTTCAAGAAAAAGAAGTCCCAGCAAACGCTTCCGTCGCAGTGAAGTTAATGGCTTGGGTGGATTCGCGTTTACCGGTGACAGATGCATTTAAGCGTCACATGAGTGAGTATTACGCTCCTAAAAACCTGAATTTTTTCTATATTTTTGGCGCACTAGCGATTGTAGTTTTGGCAATCCAGATCATTACCGGCATTTTCTTGGTAATGAACTACAAGCCAGATGCAGCGAAGGCTTTCGAATCTGTTGAATACATCATGCGCGAAGTACCATGGGGTTGGTTGATCCGCTACATGCACTCCACTGGCGCCTCAATGTTCTTTGTAGTGGTTTACATGCATATGTTCCGTGGCTTGATCTACGGTTCATATCGCAAGCCACGTGAGCTCATTTGGATCTTTGGTTGCGCAATCTTCTTGTGCTTGATGGGTGAGGCGTTCTTCGGCTACCTACTCCCATGGGGTCAAATGTCCTATTGGGGCGCTCAGGTGATCGTAAACTTATTCTCTGCAATTCCATTGATTGGTCCAGACCTTTCCTTATGGTTGCGTGGTGACTACGTAGTAGGCGATGCAACACTCAATCGCTTCTTCGCATTCCACGTGATTGCTATTCCATTGGTATTAATTGGATTAGTTGCAGCTCACATTCTTGCATTGCATGAAGTGGGTTCTAACAATCCAGACGGCGTAGAAATCAAAAATACATTAGATGCAAATGGTCATCCGGTGGATGGCATTCCATTCCACCCTTACTACAGCGTTCATGATGTGATGTACCTTGGTGGCTTCTTGATCATTTTTGCCTCGATTGTTTTCTTTGCCCCAGAAATGGGTGGATATTTCTTGGAAGCGAATAACTTCATTCCAGCAAATCCATTTGTTACTCCGACGCACATTGCACCGGTTTGGTATTTCACGCCGTTCTATTCAATGCTACGCGCAACAACGTCTAACTTCTTACTGCCGTTATGGATTTTCTTGGCAGTGATTTTGTCGATGTTCGCCCTGAAGTCTAATGATCTCAGAGTCAAAGGCGCATGTGTAGCAATCGCCTTGGTATTGGCTGCCGGTTTCTATGCCTTTGATGCGAAGTTCTGGGGTGTTGTGATTATGGGTGGCTCCGTTGTGATCCTCTTCTTCCTGCCATGGTTGGATCATTCTCCGGTGAAATCAATTCGTTACCGCCCACAGTTCCATAAATATATTTATGGCATCTTTGTCTTGACCTTTGTGATCTTAGGTTATTTGGGTATCGAGCCGCCATCACCAGTATTTGAAAAGATTTCTCAGATTTGCACTATTTATTATCTGGGCTTCTTCTTGGCGATGCCTTTCTGGAGCAAGCTTGGTACGTTCAAGCCAGTTCCAACTCGCGTTACTTTTAAGTCCCATTAA
- a CDS encoding glutathione S-transferase N-terminal domain-containing protein, whose translation MMVLYSGTNCPFSQRCRLVLFEKGMDFEIRDVDLFNKPEDISVMNPYGQVPILVERDLILYESNIINEYIDERFPHPQLMPPDPVARARARLFLFNFEKELFVHVAALENEKGKAAEKAHEKARLAIRDRLTQLAPIFVKNKYMLGEEFSMLDVAIAPLLWRLEHYGIDLSRNAAPLLKYAERIFSRPAYIEALTPSEKVMRR comes from the coding sequence ATGATGGTGTTGTACTCGGGCACAAACTGCCCATTCTCGCAACGCTGCCGTCTGGTGCTTTTTGAAAAAGGCATGGACTTTGAAATTCGTGATGTGGACTTGTTTAACAAGCCAGAAGACATCTCGGTCATGAACCCTTACGGCCAAGTTCCAATCTTGGTCGAACGTGATTTGATTTTGTATGAGTCAAACATCATTAATGAATATATTGATGAGCGATTTCCTCATCCGCAATTGATGCCGCCTGATCCTGTTGCTCGCGCACGCGCACGTCTATTCCTCTTCAATTTTGAAAAAGAGTTGTTTGTGCATGTAGCTGCATTAGAGAATGAAAAAGGTAAAGCAGCTGAGAAGGCTCATGAAAAAGCACGTTTAGCTATTCGTGATCGCTTAACTCAGCTTGCACCCATTTTTGTGAAGAACAAATATATGCTGGGTGAAGAGTTTTCTATGCTGGATGTAGCAATTGCTCCTTTATTGTGGCGTTTGGAGCATTACGGTATTGATCTCTCGCGTAATGCAGCTCCTCTCTTGAAATACGCTGAGCGTATTTTCAGCAGACCTGCCTACATTGAAGCATTGACTCCATCAGAAAAGGTAATGCGTCGCTAA
- a CDS encoding cytochrome c1 — protein MGVCQATALIATLGFGLNANASEGGFPLETAPNRVSNNASLQNGAKIFVNYCLNCHSATSMRYSRLRDIGLTDQQIKDNLILSDAKVGDLMTISMSPKDGKAFFGKTPPDLSVEARARGTDWLYTYFRTFYKDDTTQTGWNNLVYPNVGMPHVLWQLQGERAAKFEERPDPHDASRVEKKFVGFEQLTPGTMKSQEYDDNIADLVAFMSWMAEPVQLERKRLGVIVLIFLAIFTLVASRLNKAYWKDIH, from the coding sequence ATGGGCGTCTGCCAGGCGACAGCCTTGATTGCCACCCTTGGTTTTGGTTTAAATGCAAATGCAAGCGAGGGTGGTTTCCCATTGGAGACTGCACCAAATCGCGTTAGTAATAATGCTTCTTTGCAAAACGGCGCCAAGATATTTGTGAATTATTGCCTGAACTGCCATTCAGCTACTAGCATGCGTTATAGCCGCTTACGTGACATTGGTTTGACAGATCAGCAAATCAAAGATAACTTGATCTTGTCGGATGCTAAAGTTGGTGACTTGATGACTATCTCCATGTCACCTAAAGACGGCAAGGCTTTCTTTGGTAAAACTCCACCAGACTTGTCAGTAGAAGCGCGTGCGCGTGGTACGGATTGGCTCTATACCTACTTCCGTACTTTCTACAAAGACGACACCACTCAAACCGGGTGGAATAACTTAGTGTATCCAAACGTTGGTATGCCTCATGTTCTCTGGCAGTTGCAGGGTGAGCGTGCTGCAAAGTTTGAAGAGCGTCCAGACCCACATGATGCAAGCCGTGTAGAGAAAAAGTTTGTTGGATTTGAGCAGTTGACTCCAGGAACAATGAAGTCGCAAGAGTACGACGATAACATTGCTGACCTAGTTGCCTTCATGTCATGGATGGCTGAGCCAGTACAACTTGAGCGTAAGCGTTTGGGTGTGATCGTGTTAATTTTCTTGGCAATTTTCACGTTGGTAGCTTCGCGTTTGAATAAGGCTTACTGGAAAGACATTCACTAA